The following proteins come from a genomic window of Bombyx mori chromosome 18, ASM3026992v2:
- the LOC101739600 gene encoding uncharacterized protein LOC101739600, translating to MVRWRYCFVLAVLLLLPMRTGSKMDEDDDDEQNEDGGEGEEDNGDEEEDEPPEKIEAPGRRAPPVLAAPKTIAPLTRTTSRRLLECYVCAYKTDTPIRSCLDPAKHRVHVITCHSTEDKCFTSVTSRGSDNNYEAVIRGCKSGCVGSPDTTCCELNRCNNQAFAMPIISKQILTANKTEKIMPPTILFFVTVLLLLQTVVKVSFA from the exons ATGGTTCGGTGGAGGTACTGTTTTGTTCTGGCCGTGTTGCTTCTGCTGCCGATGCGAACTGGCTCCAAAATGGATGAAGACGATGACGATGA ACAAAACGAAGACGGCGGGGAAGGGGAAGAGGATAAcggcgacgaagaagaagatgaaCCACCGGAGAAGATTGAGGCTCCTGGTCGAAGAGCACCGCCGGTCCTCGCCGCTCCGAAGACTATTGCTCCACTCACGAGAACTACCAGCAGACGGCTTTTGGAATGCTACGTCTGCGCTTACAAAACCGATACGCCCATTAGATCGTGTCTAGATCCCGCCAAGCATAG AGTTCACGTGATCACCTGTCACAGTACAGAGGATAAGTGCTTCACGTCTGTTACGTCCAGAGGCAGCGACAATAACTACGAAGCCGTTATACGTGGATGTAAATCTGGGTGCGTCGGTTCACCGGACACTACATGCTGTGAG cTGAATCGCTGCAACAACCAGGCCTTTGCGATGCCGATCATTTCGAAACAGATACTCACAGCGAACAAAACCGAAAAGATCATGCCGCCAACTATACTGTTCTTTGTCACGGTCCTGTTACTTCTACAGACGGTTGTCAAAGTGTCATTTGCTTAA